One Brassica napus cultivar Da-Ae chromosome C2, Da-Ae, whole genome shotgun sequence DNA window includes the following coding sequences:
- the LOC106382497 gene encoding sec-independent protein translocase protein TATA, chloroplastic yields the protein MATNVATLSSLTAVSLPLSSSRSSFYYNCFTVTTRPYTRSLVAFRPEQRRNALTCNALFGLGVPELAVIAGVAALLFGPKKLPEIGKSLGKTVKSFQQAAKEFESELKTEPEDSVADSSPIAMSNKAEEKPEVSSSSKDKCINMTRL from the exons ATGGCGACAAATGTTGCGACTCTTTCTTCTCTCACAGCAGTTTCTTTGCCTCTCTCATCATCTCGCTCTTCCTTCTACTACAACTGCTTCACTGTGACGACTCGACCATACACCCGTTCTCTAGTGGCGTTCCGACCGGAGCAGAGGAGAAATGCACTAACTTGTAATGCTCTGTTTGGTCTCGGTGTCCCTGAGCTAGCTGTGATCGCTGGAGTCGCTGCGTTGCTGTTCGGACCTAAGAAGCTTCCTGAGATTGGCAAGAGTCTTGGCAAAACCGTCAAAAGCTTTCAACAG GCTGCAAAAGAGTTCGAGTCTGAGCTTAAGACGGAACCTGAAGACTCTGTTGCTGACTCATCTCCGATAGCAATGAGCAACAAAGCAGAGGAAAAACCTGAGGTTTCCTCAAGCTCCAAGGACAAATGTATAAATATGACAAGACTTTAG
- the LOC106382496 gene encoding pre-mRNA-splicing factor SYF1: MAISQDLYPSQEDLVYEEEILRNPFSLKLWWRYLISKSDSPFKKRFVIYERALKALPGSYKLWHAYLRERLEIVRNLPVTHPHYDSLNNTFERGLVTMHKMPRIWVMYLQTLTAQRLVTRTRRTFDRALCALPVTQHERIWEPYLVFVGQEGVPIETSLRVYRRYLMYDPSHIEEFIEFLLKSARWQEAAERLAFVLNDDQFYSIKGKTKHKLWMELCELLVRHANEISGLNVDAIIRGGIRKFTDEVGMLWTSLADYYIRKNLLEKARDVYEEGMMKVVTVRDFSVIFDVYSRFEESTVAKKMEMMSSSDEEEDEAEEENEEEDVRLNFSLSVKELQRKILNGFWLNDDNDVDLRLARLEELMNRRPALANSVLLRQNPHNVEQWHRRVKIFEGDAAKQILTYTEAVRTVDPMKALGKPHTLWVAFAKLYEDHKDLVNTRVILDKAVQVNYKTVDHLASVWCEWAEMELRHKNFKGALELMRRATAVPTVEVKRRVAADGNEPVQMKLHRSLRLWSFYVDLEESLGTLESTRAVYEKILDLRIATPQIILNYAYLLEENKYFEDAFKVYERGVKIFKYPHVKDIWVTYLTKFVKRYGKAKLERARELFEHAVSMAPSDAVRTLYLQYAKLEEDYGLAKRAMKVYEEATKKVPEGQRLEMYEIYISRAAEIFGVPRTREIYEQAIESGLPHKDVKIMCIKFAELERSLGEIDRSRAVYKYASQYADPRSDPEFWNKWHEFEVLHGNEDTYREMLRIKRSVSASYSQTHFILPENMMQKDKIDVEEAKDELKKAGLPEDEMAALERQLMAAPMSTTVTSKDGGRRVGFVSAGVISQSGENAGKPVTGNGEDIELPDESDEDESDGDDNVEIAQKEVPAAVFGGLARKREEDGKEAEEDGAGKTLGALERIKRQKLGQ; this comes from the exons ATGGCTATCTCCCAAGATCTCTACCCTTCCCAAGAAGACCTCGTCTACGAGGAAGAGATCCTCCGAAACCCCTTCAGCCTCAAGCTCTGGTGGCGCTACCTCATCTCCAAATCCGACTCCCCCTTCAAGAAACGCTTCGTCATCTACGAGAGAGCCCTCAAAGCCCTCCCCGGAAGCTACAAGCTCTGGCACGCCTACCTCCGCGAGAGGCTCGAGATCGTTCGTAACCTCCCCGTGACTCACCCTCACTACGACTCCCTCAACAACACTTTCGAGAGAGGGCTCGTGACTATGCACAAGATGCCTAGGATCTGGGTTATGTATCTCCAGACGCTTACAGCTCAGAGGCTCGTGACTAGGACGAGGAGGACGTTTGATCGTGCGCTCTGTGCCTTGCCTGTGACTCAGCACGAGAGGATCTGGGAGCCGTATCTCGTCTTTGTGGGGCAGGAGGGTGTTCCCATTGAGACCTCGCTTAGAGTTTACAGGAGGTATCTTATGTATGATCCTTCTCATATTGAGGAGTTTATTGAGTTTCTGTTGAAGTCTGCTCGTTGGCAAGAGGCTGCGGAGAGGTTGGCTTTTGTTTTGAATGATGATCAGTTTTATTCTATTAAAGGGAAGACTAAGCATAAGCTGTGGATGGAGCTTTGTGAGCTTCTTGTGCGTCATGCTAATGAGATCTCGGGGTTGAATGTGGATGCTATTATTAGAGGAGGGATTAGGAAGTTTACCGACGAGGTTGGGATGCTGTGGACGTCTCTTGCGGATTATTACATTAGGAAGAATCTGCTTGAGAAGGCTAGGGATGTTTATGAGGAAGGGATGATGAAGGTTGTGACTGTGAGGGACTTTAGTGTTATATTCGATGTGTATTCGAGGTTTGAGGAGAGTACTGTTGCcaagaagatggagatgatgagttcgagtgatgaggaagaagatgaggctgAAGAGGAGAATGAGGAGGAGGATGTCCGGCTTAACTTTTCTCTGTCTGTGAAGGAGCTGCAGAGGAAGATACTGAATGGGTTTTGGCTTAACGATGATAACGATGTTGATCTGAGGTTGGCTCGCTTGGAGGAGCTGATGAACAGAAGGCCTGCGTTAGCCAACAGTGTCCTCCTTAGGCAGAACCCACACAACGTTGAGCAGTGGCATCGGAGAGTTAAGATCTTCGAGGGAGACGCAGCGAAGCAGATTCTCACTTACACAGAAGCAGTGAGGACTGTTGATCCTATGAAGGCCCTTGGGAAGCCTCACACGTTGTGGGTTGCGTTTGCTAAATTGTATGAAGACCACAAAGACTTGGTCAACACTAGAGTGATTCTGGACAAGGCGGTTCAAGTGAACTACAAGACGGTCGACCATCTCGCCAGCGTCTGGTGTGAGTGGGCTGAGATGGAGCTGAGGCACAAGAATTTCAAAGGAGCGTTAGAGCTGATGAGGCGCGCTACAGCTGTGCCAACGGTAGAAGTCAAAAGGAGAGTGGCTGCTGATGGGAACGAGCCGGTTCAGATGAAGCTGCACAGGTCCTTGAGGCTTTGGTCCTTTTACGTTGATTTGGAGGAAAGCCTTGGGACGCTGGAGTCGACGAGAGCTGTGTACGAGAAGATATTGGATCTGAGGATAGCTACTCCTCAGATCATTCTGAACTATGCTTACCTTCTTGAGGAGAATAAGTACTTTGAAGATGCTTTCAAGGTGTATGAGAGAGGTGTCAAGATATTCAAGTATCCTCATGTGAAAGACATATGGGTTACTTATCTTACGAAGTTTGTCAAGAGATATGGAAAGGCAAAGCTGGAGCGGGCCAGAGAGTTGTTTGAGCATGCTGTTTCAATG GCTCCATCAGATGCTGTCAGGACCTTATACCTTCAGTACGCCAAGCTAGAAGAGGATTACGGTCTAGCCAAGCGAGCCATGAAAGTTTACGAAGAAGCCACCAAGAAGGTTCCAGAAGGCCAGAGGCTGGAGATGTACGAGATATACATTTCCCGTGCGGCAGAGATCTTCGGTGTTCCAAGAACGAGAGAGATATACGAGCAAGCAATAGAATCTGGACTTCCACACAAGGATGTGAAGATCATGTGCATAAAGTTCGCAGAGCTGGAGAGAAGCTTGGGAGAGATTGATCGTTCTCGTGCTGTCTACAAGTACGCCTCTCAGTACGCTGATCCGAGATCCGACCCGGAGTTCTGGAACAAGTGGCACGAGTTTGAGGTGCTCCATGGGAATGAAGACACGTATAGAGAGATGCTTAGGATCAAGAGAAGCGTTTCCGCAAGTTACAGTCAG acTCATTTCATTCTGCCGGAGAACATGATGCAAAAGGACAAGATAGACGTGGAGGAGGCGAAAGACGAGCTGAAGAAAGCGGGTTTGCCAGAAGATGAAATGGCGGCTCTGGAGAGGCAGCTCATGGCGGCGCCAATGTCTACCACGGTTACATCTAAGGATGGTGGGAGGAGAGTTGGGTTTGTGAGCGCAGGAGTCATCTCGCAGTCAGGTGAGAATGCGGGGAAGCCTGTGACAGGGAATGGGGAAGATATTGAGCTTCCTGACGAGAGCGATGAAGATGAGTCTGATGGAGACGACAATGTAGAGATCGCTCAGAAAGAAGTCCCTGCTGCTGTGTTTGGAGGACTTGCTagaaagagagaggaagatGGTAAAGAAGCTGAGGAAGACGGTGCAGGGAAGACTCTGGGTGCGTTGGAGAGGATAAAGAGACAGAAGCTAGGTCAGTGA